The Anomaloglossus baeobatrachus isolate aAnoBae1 chromosome 10, aAnoBae1.hap1, whole genome shotgun sequence genome has a segment encoding these proteins:
- the LOC142254690 gene encoding uncharacterized protein LOC142254690, which translates to MGAKLSKKKKGYCLGAGKDGESTETTEVEQKETETQLGQKDAAEPNGEKTPTDQTQNNGASEEQKAQVEKNKSKEAPSGKTTKDNITKDQKSEGKSSAEQKKVEEPKLEEQDQPENIKSSIASQETAPQGDKEEKSQPVEKPQTDQDKVKDPVAKEPTLEPKAVMSHESSEPKLQSQPVIEPSAPLQEELAKSVPDPETKVQVEKMEKEQTPVLAKDQVSEQATKEQTLVMDSVKEAETLPEKVEPLVSETVLVAPVMKEPVAEVVKTEPVHKVIEPEPTKPALPEAVPTIVLVKPEPVMESVESKLSEEPIAPVPEIKIVEPVANPVPVPCSEPEKLCETSQEIESLPEPLPSNEVPDSLVKVEEHVETLGKVDLVPESIEIQASVPAEQSSVEKVPDQDVTVADKGPSEQAVEEIHESKVQDTINTQPEVGDEEKQKEVKEEEKESVSSKEPTEQGSLEKEQDCEVALDTSKHEGDHEDTTDKNAEDDSEHHKKPVEELSNEPSAPLIVEKHGVSNGLPLKEEVKVHLENGCDKDLHELNGQGEGHEIAVCNE; encoded by the coding sequence ATGGGGGCAAAGTTGAGTAAGAAGAAGAAGGGATATTGCCTTGGTGCCGGCAAAGATGGAGAGTCCACAGAAACAACAGAGGTTGAACAAAAAGAAACAGAGACTCAGTTGGGACAAAAAGATGCAGCAGAACCAAATGGAGAAAAAACCCCTACTGACCAAACTCAGAACAATGGTGCAAGTGAGGAACAGAAAGCCCAAgtggaaaaaaacaaaagcaaGGAGGCTCCATCTGGTAAAACTACCAAAGACAATATAACTAAAGACCAAAAGTCTGAAGGCAAATCTAGTGCTGAACAAAAAAAGGTAGAAGAACCTAAACTAGAAGAACAAGACCAACCTGAAAATATCAAGAGTTCAATCGCCTCTCAGGAAACTGCTCCACAAGGTGATAAGGAAGAGAAAAGTCAACCTGTAGAAAAGCCACAAACTGATCAAGACAAGGTAAAAGACCCGGTGGCTAAAGAACCAACTCTGGAACCCAAGGCCGTAATGTCGCATGAAAGTTCAGAGCCAAAACTTCAAAGCCAACCTGTAATCGAACCCTCGGCTCCTTTACAAGAAGAGTTGGCCAAGTCGGTACCTGATCCAGAGACTAAAGTGCAGGTAGAAAAGATGGAGAAAGAACAAACGCCGGTGCTGGCAAAAGATCAAGTTTCGGAGCAAGCAACAAAAGAACAAACACTGGTGATGGATTCGGTGAAGGAGGCAGAAACACTCCCTGAGAAAGTTGAGCCATTGGTCTCAGAAACTGTTTTGGTAGCTCCTGTGATGAAGGAACCAGTAGCTGAGGTGGTCAAAACAGAGCCCGTACACAAGGTGATAGAACCAGAGCCAACTAAACCTGCCCTGCCAGAAGCTGTACCAACTATTGTGTTGGTAAAGCCTGAACCAGTGATGGAGTCGGTGGAGTCAAAACTTTCTGAAGAACCTATAGCTCCTGTCCCGGAGATCAAGATTGTGGAACCTGTGGCAAATCCTGTACCGGTGCCTTGTTCTGAACCTGAGAAATTATGTGAAACTAGTCAAGAAATTGAATCTTTACCAGAACCACTGCCATCAAATGAAGTGCCTGACTCTCTTGTTAAAGTAGAGGAACATGTAGAAACTTTGGGTAAGGTTGACCTGGTACCAGAATCAATAGAAATCCAGGCATCTGTTCCAGCAGAGCAATCATCTGTAGAGAAGGTCCCTGATCAGGATGTGACTGTTGCCGACAAAGGTCCATCTGAGCAAGCTGTAGAAGAAATTCATGAAAGTAAAGTCCAAGACACGATCAACACCCAACCAGAGGTAGGCGATGAAGAAAAGCAAAAGGAAGttaaggaagaagaaaaagaaagtgTCTCCAGTAAAGAACCAACAGAGCAAGGAAGCCTAGAGAAGGAGCAAGATTGTGAGGTTGCTTTGGACACCTCAAAGCATGAGGGAGACCATGAAGATACCACAGATAAAAATGCTGAAGATGACTCCGAACACCACAAAAAGCCTGTTGAAGAACTATCAAACGAACCTTCTGCTCCTCTCATCGTTGAGAAGCATGGAGTCAGTAATGGCTTACCTCTGAAGGAAGAAGTGAAGGTGCACCTTGAGAATGGATGTGACAAAGACCTCCATGAGCTTAACGGTCAAGGAGAAGGTCATGAGATTGCGGTATGCAATGAATAA